In Elusimicrobiaceae bacterium, a genomic segment contains:
- the rpoB gene encoding DNA-directed RNA polymerase subunit beta produces MIQQKNFGKISSKLPLPDLLAMQKQSFVDFLQEDVAPSKRELKGLQAAFEDVFPVEAPDGSMRLEFLKYELGAPRYATPAEAAVRDSTYSAPLKAMLRLYVKGKNGKMKEASDQDVTLCDLPLMTDAGCFVFNGAERVVVSQMHRSPGIIFEEDEEKKQSTLGKKLYVARIIPYRGAWVEFSFDLMNALWVRIDRKKKVLASTFLRACGLETNAQIIQTFYKCEDVAIKPSEIDNVIGRYAADDIYDPTTGEVIWNLDEKATIPVDDKLFQTLVEKKVKTIKVIAGKPRQEDPGILATLEHRKDSIRTAAAAQEEIYKKMRGQDFVVKEQAEHYLDNLVFDNIRRYDLSFVGRYKINKKFARMFEQLGNLKFKKFTTPSDRRRTLAPEDVIVTVKYLLALNAGEDAQKMYGNDFTFKVDDIDHLGNRRVRGIGELLENQIRIGLSQMAKTARDRMNRELTSFTPRALVNAQPVQAIVRKFFGTSQLSQFMDQINPLGELTHKRRLSALGPGGLNRKRAGFEVRDVHYTHYGRVCPIETPEGPNIGLITSLACYSKVNKYGLIETPYRKVENGKVTDKVESLTADAEDDKLVAQANTRLDKNGKIMDEAVACRVRADYPLVAPKNVDYMDVSPLQVISVSAALIPFLEHDDANRALMGCNMQRQGVPLLVTEAPFVGTGIEHEVAHDSGTAVIAKRAGKVQFADGSRIVVEANDGSTDVYELLKYKRSNADTCINQRPVVFAGESIKKGQVLADGPSMDNGCLALGRNMLVGFMCWEGYNYEDAILVSSRLVRDDVFTSVHLHEFNVDARNTKLGAEEITRDIPNIGADALSHLDNDGIVMPATVVEPGDILVGKVTPKGEQQLTPEERLLKVIFGKKADDVVDASLRVPPGTSGKVIGTRVFVRKEKLTKAEEKARLKALETERDEALQLLAEQRKRALDNAKASIKGADALKKETSRLNSLYKLLEKKAVEHFEREIEFSKQGDELAVTVNKSVKVYIASKRKLHVGDKMSGRHGNKGVVARILPEEDMPYLPDGTPLDVVLSPLGIPSRMNVGQLLETMLGWAAKHLNYNAATPVFDGPTEAEVVEQVRLAKEKILDDKGLKGKEREEYAKKYLPDDYCRITLYDGRTGLPFEEKVTIGYMYMLKLIHLVEDKVHARSTGPYSLITRQPLGGKAQFGGQRFGEMEVWAIEGYGATYTLQEFLTVKSDDFAGRTKMYESIVKGDAPAQPGVPESFKVLIKELQALGLSVDLLKKMKNNAAKLPAAEPETEEAAK; encoded by the coding sequence ATGATACAACAGAAAAATTTTGGCAAGATTTCTTCTAAATTACCGCTTCCCGATTTGCTGGCTATGCAGAAACAATCCTTTGTGGATTTTTTGCAAGAGGACGTCGCTCCTTCCAAACGGGAACTCAAAGGCTTGCAAGCCGCTTTCGAAGATGTTTTCCCCGTGGAAGCTCCCGATGGCAGCATGCGTCTGGAATTTTTGAAATATGAATTAGGCGCTCCGCGCTATGCCACTCCGGCAGAAGCGGCCGTGCGCGACAGCACATACTCCGCTCCGCTCAAAGCGATGTTGCGCTTGTATGTAAAAGGCAAAAACGGCAAAATGAAAGAAGCGTCTGATCAAGACGTCACTTTGTGTGATTTGCCCTTGATGACCGATGCCGGTTGCTTTGTATTTAACGGAGCTGAACGTGTGGTGGTCAGCCAGATGCACCGCTCCCCCGGTATTATTTTCGAAGAAGACGAAGAGAAAAAACAATCTACGCTGGGTAAGAAATTGTATGTAGCACGCATCATACCCTACCGCGGTGCTTGGGTAGAATTTTCCTTCGATTTGATGAACGCCTTGTGGGTACGTATTGACCGCAAGAAAAAAGTGTTGGCTTCTACTTTCTTACGTGCTTGCGGACTGGAAACCAATGCGCAAATTATTCAAACTTTCTACAAATGCGAAGACGTAGCTATTAAACCGTCCGAAATTGACAATGTAATCGGCCGCTACGCCGCTGACGATATTTATGACCCGACTACGGGTGAAGTAATTTGGAACTTGGATGAAAAAGCCACCATCCCCGTGGATGATAAATTGTTCCAAACGTTAGTGGAAAAGAAAGTGAAAACCATTAAGGTCATTGCCGGTAAACCCCGTCAGGAAGATCCCGGTATCTTGGCCACCTTGGAACACCGCAAAGATTCTATTCGCACTGCTGCGGCTGCCCAAGAAGAAATTTATAAGAAAATGCGCGGACAGGATTTCGTAGTCAAAGAACAAGCCGAACATTATTTGGATAATTTAGTATTTGACAATATCCGCCGCTATGACTTGAGCTTTGTGGGCCGCTACAAAATCAACAAAAAATTTGCCCGCATGTTTGAGCAATTAGGCAACTTAAAATTCAAGAAGTTCACCACTCCGTCTGACCGCCGCCGCACCTTGGCGCCGGAAGATGTGATTGTTACCGTTAAATACTTGTTGGCGTTGAACGCCGGCGAAGATGCTCAAAAGATGTATGGCAATGATTTTACTTTCAAAGTAGATGATATTGATCACTTGGGTAACCGCCGTGTGCGCGGTATCGGCGAACTTTTGGAAAACCAAATTCGTATTGGTTTGTCTCAAATGGCCAAAACCGCCCGTGACCGCATGAACCGTGAGCTCACGTCCTTTACGCCGCGTGCTTTGGTCAATGCTCAACCGGTACAAGCCATTGTACGCAAATTCTTTGGTACTTCTCAATTGTCTCAATTCATGGACCAAATTAACCCGTTAGGCGAGCTGACGCACAAACGCCGTCTGTCTGCCTTGGGACCGGGCGGTTTGAATAGAAAACGCGCCGGATTCGAAGTGCGCGACGTACACTATACGCACTACGGTCGTGTCTGTCCGATTGAAACGCCGGAAGGTCCGAACATCGGGTTGATTACCTCTTTAGCTTGTTACTCAAAAGTTAATAAATATGGATTGATTGAAACTCCGTACCGCAAAGTAGAAAACGGAAAAGTGACGGATAAAGTAGAATCGTTAACCGCCGATGCGGAAGACGATAAGCTAGTCGCTCAGGCCAATACGCGCTTAGATAAAAACGGCAAAATTATGGATGAGGCCGTTGCGTGTCGTGTCCGTGCCGATTATCCGTTGGTAGCTCCCAAGAACGTAGATTACATGGATGTATCTCCGTTGCAAGTAATCAGCGTATCTGCTGCTTTGATCCCGTTCTTAGAGCATGATGATGCAAACCGTGCTTTGATGGGTTGTAACATGCAACGTCAGGGTGTACCTTTACTCGTTACGGAAGCTCCGTTTGTGGGCACCGGTATTGAACACGAAGTAGCTCATGACTCCGGTACGGCTGTAATTGCCAAACGCGCCGGTAAAGTACAATTTGCCGACGGTTCTCGCATTGTGGTAGAAGCCAATGACGGTTCTACCGATGTCTATGAACTTTTGAAATATAAACGTTCTAACGCAGATACCTGTATCAATCAGCGCCCGGTCGTTTTTGCCGGTGAGAGCATTAAAAAAGGCCAAGTATTAGCAGATGGCCCGTCTATGGACAACGGTTGTTTGGCTTTGGGCCGCAACATGCTCGTAGGTTTTATGTGCTGGGAAGGGTATAACTACGAAGACGCTATCTTGGTGTCCAGCCGTTTGGTGCGCGATGATGTATTTACTTCTGTTCACTTGCACGAATTTAACGTAGATGCCCGCAATACTAAACTCGGAGCCGAAGAAATCACCCGCGATATTCCCAATATCGGTGCCGATGCCTTGTCTCACTTAGACAATGACGGTATCGTGATGCCGGCTACCGTAGTAGAACCGGGAGATATCTTAGTAGGTAAAGTAACTCCGAAAGGGGAACAACAACTTACTCCGGAAGAGAGATTGTTAAAAGTAATCTTCGGTAAAAAAGCAGATGACGTGGTAGATGCTTCGTTGCGCGTGCCTCCCGGCACCAGCGGCAAAGTAATCGGTACCCGCGTTTTTGTGCGCAAAGAGAAATTGACGAAAGCCGAAGAAAAAGCTCGCTTGAAAGCGTTGGAAACAGAAAGAGACGAGGCTTTACAGTTGTTAGCTGAACAACGTAAACGCGCATTAGATAATGCTAAGGCCTCTATCAAAGGTGCCGACGCCTTAAAGAAAGAAACTTCTCGCTTGAACTCCTTGTATAAACTCTTAGAGAAAAAAGCAGTGGAACACTTCGAGCGCGAAATTGAATTTTCCAAACAAGGCGACGAATTGGCTGTGACCGTGAATAAATCAGTCAAAGTCTACATCGCTTCTAAACGTAAATTACATGTGGGTGATAAGATGTCCGGCCGCCACGGAAACAAAGGGGTGGTCGCCCGCATCTTGCCGGAAGAAGATATGCCTTACCTGCCGGACGGCACGCCGCTTGATGTAGTGCTGTCGCCGCTGGGTATTCCTTCTCGTATGAACGTCGGCCAGTTGTTAGAAACCATGCTCGGTTGGGCAGCCAAACATTTGAACTATAATGCAGCTACCCCGGTCTTTGACGGTCCGACGGAAGCTGAAGTAGTAGAACAGGTAAGACTGGCCAAAGAAAAAATCTTGGACGATAAAGGTTTGAAAGGTAAAGAACGGGAAGAGTATGCCAAGAAATACTTGCCCGATGATTATTGCCGGATTACCTTGTATGACGGCCGCACCGGTCTTCCGTTTGAAGAAAAAGTGACGATTGGTTACATGTATATGCTCAAACTGATTCACTTGGTGGAAGACAAAGTACATGCCCGTTCTACAGGTCCGTACAGCTTAATTACCCGCCAGCCGTTGGGTGGTAAAGCACAATTCGGTGGTCAGCGCTTCGGGGAAATGGAAGTGTGGGCTATCGAAGGTTACGGAGCTACGTATACCTTGCAAGAATTCTTAACCGTGAAGTCCGACGACTTTGCCGGCCGCACCAAAATGTACGAATCCATCGTCAAGGGTGATGCCCCTGCACAACCCGGAGTGCCGGAATCCTTCAAAGTATTAATTAAGGAATTACAGGCCTTGGGACTCAGTGTAGACTTGCTTAAAAAGATGAAAAATAACGCAGCCAAACTGCCTGCCGCAGAACCGGAAACGGAAGAAGCCGCAAAATAA
- the rplL gene encoding 50S ribosomal protein L7/L12, which translates to MAKMTKDELVNAIAELTVLELSELVKAIEEKFGVKAAAPAVAVAAAPAAAGAAAAEEKDEFNVMLTAVDAAKKIGVIKVVREITGLGLKEAKDLVEGAPKAVKENVAKAEAEELKKKLTEAGGTVELK; encoded by the coding sequence ATGGCTAAAATGACCAAAGATGAATTAGTAAATGCAATCGCCGAACTCACCGTTTTGGAATTGTCCGAACTCGTGAAAGCGATTGAAGAAAAATTCGGTGTAAAGGCTGCTGCTCCTGCTGTAGCCGTTGCTGCTGCTCCTGCTGCTGCCGGTGCTGCCGCTGCCGAAGAAAAAGATGAATTCAATGTAATGTTGACTGCTGTAGATGCCGCCAAGAAAATCGGTGTCATTAAAGTAGTGCGCGAAATCACTGGTTTGGGCTTGAAAGAAGCTAAAGACTTAGTGGAAGGCGCCCCCAAAGCAGTAAAAGAAAACGTTGCCAAAGCTGAAGCCGAAGAACTCAAAAAGAAATTGACCGAAGCCGGCGGCACCGTCGAACTCAAATAG
- a CDS encoding 50S ribosomal protein L10, which produces MNLTKEQKKQKSQDLSTEITNGGTIFFTAYQGLKFVDMADLRTKLAPTGAKFRVERNTILDHAMRQAKIEGADAKLFQGPTAVAIGGDVAAVAKALVDFQKTQAALKLRACYSDGVWYDEAQVKQLATIGSKEENLSKLAGALYNAVAQSAQVLQAPIRDFAYVIKALEDKQK; this is translated from the coding sequence ATGAACCTGACGAAAGAACAGAAAAAACAAAAGTCGCAAGACTTGTCTACTGAAATCACGAATGGCGGTACCATTTTCTTCACGGCCTATCAAGGCTTGAAGTTTGTGGACATGGCCGATTTAAGAACGAAACTTGCCCCCACCGGAGCTAAATTCCGCGTGGAACGCAACACGATCTTAGACCACGCTATGCGCCAGGCCAAAATTGAAGGAGCCGATGCAAAGCTCTTCCAAGGGCCGACCGCTGTGGCCATTGGCGGCGATGTAGCTGCCGTAGCCAAAGCACTCGTTGATTTTCAAAAGACGCAAGCGGCTTTGAAGCTTAGAGCCTGCTATTCCGACGGCGTATGGTACGATGAGGCACAAGTAAAACAATTAGCTACCATTGGTAGCAAAGAAGAAAACTTGTCCAAATTGGCCGGTGCGTTGTACAACGCAGTTGCCCAATCGGCTCAAGTGCTCCAAGCTCCGATCCGGGATTTTGCCTACGTTATTAAAGCTTTGGAAGATAAGCAAAAATAA
- a CDS encoding OmpA family protein, which yields MKKLLVLLSSVLVAGCFVCHKGVQETATEKVAEPQDPVIVRYSFPEVANFEFDSKVAQVNREKMAALDKDIKAHPETVILIEGHTDNIGPEEYNDRLSVARARSMEQILEQQHYPNTVRTEGKGYHEPIASNDTREGRAQNRRVDVILIKDSEK from the coding sequence ATGAAAAAACTCTTGGTATTGTTAAGTTCCGTGTTGGTGGCAGGATGTTTCGTTTGCCATAAAGGAGTTCAAGAAACTGCAACAGAAAAAGTAGCGGAACCACAGGATCCGGTGATTGTTCGTTATTCTTTTCCTGAAGTAGCCAACTTTGAGTTTGACAGTAAAGTAGCCCAAGTGAATCGAGAAAAGATGGCAGCGCTAGACAAAGATATTAAAGCTCACCCCGAAACTGTCATTTTGATAGAGGGCCATACGGACAATATAGGACCGGAAGAATATAATGACAGATTGTCTGTGGCGCGGGCTCGCTCTATGGAGCAGATTCTTGAGCAACAGCATTACCCCAATACCGTTCGTACGGAGGGGAAAGGGTATCATGAGCCTATTGCCTCTAACGATACCAGAGAAGGCCGTGCTCAAAACCGCCGCGTAGATGTCATACTTATCAAAGATAGCGAAAAATAA
- a CDS encoding OmpA family protein → MKKLFVLLSSVLVAGCFVCHRGADKEVEKEAPKIVEQQVAVEEEDIITRHSFPELANFEFDSKVAQADMDKMADLDQDIKAHPEAVILVEGHTDNVGSEEYNKNLSLERAHAVAAVIEQQGYPNQIRVYGAGYSAPIATNETEEGRAKNRRVDVLLVKEGK, encoded by the coding sequence ATGAAAAAACTTTTTGTACTGTTAAGCTCCGTTCTTGTGGCAGGCTGTTTTGTCTGCCACAGAGGAGCGGACAAAGAAGTTGAAAAAGAAGCTCCGAAGATTGTAGAGCAACAGGTGGCAGTAGAAGAAGAAGATATTATTACGCGCCATTCTTTCCCAGAGCTGGCTAACTTTGAATTTGATAGCAAAGTAGCCCAAGCGGATATGGACAAAATGGCAGACTTGGATCAAGACATTAAAGCCCACCCCGAAGCCGTGATTTTGGTGGAAGGCCATACGGACAATGTCGGATCCGAAGAATATAATAAAAATTTATCTTTGGAACGAGCACATGCTGTGGCGGCTGTAATCGAACAACAAGGCTATCCGAACCAAATTCGTGTTTATGGTGCCGGATATAGTGCTCCGATTGCCACCAACGAGACGGAAGAAGGCCGTGCCAAAAACCGTCGCGTAGATGTGCTACTCGTGAAAGAAGGTAAATAA